GCTCTAAATTCAAACTTACCCATTCATCGGTCAAGCTGTCTGTTAAAGCTAAATCCATTTGTAGACGGTATTGGTATTTTGCGTGTGGGAGGCCGCTTAGCGTATGCACCAATACATGACAATACAAAGTTTCCAATTGTATTGCCGCCCTCTTCAACTTTCACaagattatatttcaaatatgaaCACCTGAGACTATTGCATGTTGGTCCACAAGCATTGCTCTCACACATACAAGTTAATTACTGGCCCATCCGTGGACGAAGTCTTGCCAGTCGAACCGTGCATCAATGCATTCAATGTTTCCGAACCAATCCAAAATTAATGACGCCTTTCATGGCTCCCCTACCT
This genomic window from Metopolophium dirhodum isolate CAU chromosome 1, ASM1992520v1, whole genome shotgun sequence contains:
- the LOC132939884 gene encoding uncharacterized protein LOC132939884 — translated: MQLLRITALVQRFVHNCTIQRKLIDERTTGALTVHDLKGSREFWIRKIQAEAYSSELKALNSNLPIHRSSCLLKLNPFVDGIGILRVGGRLAYAPIHDNTKFPIVLPPSSTFTRLYFKYEHLRLLHVGPQALLSHIQVNYWPIRGRSLASRTVHQCIQCFRTNPKLMTPFMAPLPRQRTTIERPFSQCGVDFCGPIMIRSGIRRVKTGKA